One window of Populus nigra chromosome 5, ddPopNigr1.1, whole genome shotgun sequence genomic DNA carries:
- the LOC133694258 gene encoding DEAD-box ATP-dependent RNA helicase 3, chloroplastic-like — protein sequence MASTSTVIGVSSIFHSKTTTSCRRAAAATTTTAANLSSAMPLSSSSASFLSEKPPHFNSLIAKTQLSFKHSLIINTNSTFTPPGAIATPNPILSEEAFKGLDGFSDFEADADTDDAVDYDSSETEPNSNTSEDELDISKLGLPQRLVQTLQNRGITHLFPIQRAVLIPTLEGRDLIARAKTGTGKTLAFGIPIIKRLTEDAELRGSQRRTGRLPKVLVLAPTRELAKQVEKEIKESAPYLSTVCVYGGVSYATQQNALSRGVDVVVGTPGRIIDLLKGNSLKLGEVEYLVLDEADQMLSFGFEEDVEVILERLPSKRQSMLFSATMPTWVKKLARKYLDNPLQIDLVGDREEKLAEGIKLYAISTTATSKRTILSDLVTVYAKGEKTIIFTRTKRDADEVSMALTQSIASEALHGDISQHQRERTLNGFRQGKFTVLVATDVASRGLDIPNVDLIIHYELPNDPETFVHRSGRTGRAGKEGTAILMFTNSQRRTVRSLERDAGCKFEFVSPPAIEELLESSTEQVVATLNGVHPESVEFFTPTAQKLIEEQGTSALAAALAHLSGFSRPPSSRSLISHEQGWTTLQLTRDPTYSRGFLSARSVTGFLSDVYPAAADEIGKIHLIADERVQGAVFDLPEEIAKELLNKQLPPGNTIEKITKLPALQDDGPPSDFYGRFSSRDRPARGGPRGQRGGFRSSRGQGSGRYSDDEGTNRRGGRSNSNENSRSWMSRSSGDDWLVGGRRSSRPSSRDRSFGGSCFNCGRSGHRASECPN from the exons atggCTTCTACTTCTACTGTAATTGGGGTTTCTTCTATCTTCCATTCAAAGACCACTACTAGTTGTAGAAGAGCAGCAGCAGCGACAACAACAACAGCCGCAAATTTGTCATCAGCTATGCCACTTTCTTCCTCGTCTGCTTCTTTTTTGTCTGAAAAGCCTCCCCACTTCAATTCTTTGATAGCCAAAACACAACTTAGCTTTAAACACAGCCTTATTATTAATACCAACAGCACCTTCACTCCACCTGGTGCTATCGCTACCCCCAATCCCATCCTCAGCGAAGAGGCCTTCAAAGGGTTAGATGGGTTTTCTGATTTTGAAGCTGATGCTGATACCGACGATGCTGTCGATTACGACTCTTCTGAAACTGAGCCAAACAGCAATACTAGTGAGGACGAACTTGACATTTCTAAATTGGGTTTGCCTCAACGCCTTGTCCAAACCCTCCAGAATCGAGGAATCACTCACCTTTTCCCCATTCAA AGAGCTGTTTTAATTCCGACTCTGGAAGGACGAGATCTCATTGCTCGTGCCAAGACTGGGACTGGCAAGACATTAGCCTTCGGCATTCCAATCATTAAACGCCTTACTGAAGATGCTGAGCTAAGAGGTTCCCAAAG GCGAACTGGTAGGCTTCCTAAAGTTTTGGTCTTAGCACCAACTCGGGAGCTAGCAAAGCAAgtagagaaagaaattaaagagtcTGCACCTTATTTGAGCACTGTTTGTGTCTATGGAGGGGTTTCCTATGCCACACAACAAAATGCTCTTTCTCGTGGGGTTGATGTTGTGGTTGGAACTCCAGGTCGAATCATCGACCTACTGAAAGGTAACAGCCTCAAACTGGGAGAAGTTGAATATTTGGTTCTCGATGAGGCTGATCAAATGCTTTCATTTGGATTTGAGGAGGATGTGGAAGTTATTTTAGAACGTCTACCATCAAAGCGCCAGAGCATGCTTTTCTCTGCAACTATGCCCACCTgggtaaaaaaattagcaagGAAATATTTGGACAATCCTTTGCAAATTGATTTG GTCGGGGACCGAGAAGAAAAGCTGGCTGAAGGAATCAAACTTTATGCAATATCAACCACAGCAACATCAAAGCGAACCATTCTCAGTGACCTTGTAACG GTCTATGCAAAGGGCGAGAAGACTATTATCTTTACTCGGACCAAACGAGATGCTGATGAAGTATCCATGGCATTAACACAGAGTATAGCTTCCGAGGCATTGCATGGAGATATATCTCAGCATCAGAGGGAGAGAACTTTGAATGGTTTTCGACAGGGAAAGTTCACTGTGCTTGTTGCCACAGACGTTGCATCTCGTGGGCTTGATATCCCAAATGTTGATTTG ATTATCCACTATGAACTTCCTAATGATCCAGAAACTTTCGTGCATCGCTCTGGCCGTACTGGACGTGCAGGGAAGGAAGGTACTGCCATTTTGATGTTCACTAACAGTCAAAGGAGAACTGTCAGATCCCTAGAGCGTGATGCGGGATGCAAGTTTGAGTTTGTTAGTCCACCAGCTATTGAAGAGCTTTTGGAGTCATCAACTGAGCAAGTTGTTGCTACCCTAAATGGAGTTCATCCCGAGTCTGTAGAGTTTTTCACACCAACTGCCCAGAAATTGATTGAGGAACAAGGAACAAGTGCTCTTGCTGCTGCACTAGCACATTTGAGTGGATTTTCTCGGCCTCCTTCATCCCGGTCTCTCATTAGCCATGAACAA GGATGGACAACGTTGCAGTTGACTCGGGATCCAACCTATTCTAGAGGGTTTCTATCCGCTAGATCTGTTACTGGATTTCTTTCTGATGTTTATCCTGCAGCAGctgatgaaattggaaaaatacATCTAATTGCGGATGAAAGG GTTCAAGGAGCTGTTTTTGATCTTCCAGAGGAGATTGCAAAAGAATTGTTGAATAAGCAACTACCACCTGGAAACACTATTGAAAAGATCACCAAG CTGCCTGCATTGCAAGATGATGGTCCTCCAAGTGATTTTTATGGAAGGTTTTCTAGTAGGGATCGTCCTGCTAGAGGGGGTCCTAGGGGCCAGAGAGGTGGTTTTAGATCTTCCCGTGGTCAGGGAAGTGGTAGATATTCTGATGATGAAGGCACGAATAGGCGAGGTGGTCGAAGTAACAGTAATGAGAATAGTAGGTCCTGGATGTCGAGAAGCAGTGGAGATGATTGGCTGGTTGGTGGTAGAAGATCAAGCAGGCCATCATCTCGGGATAG AAGCTTTGGTGGCTCTTGTTTTAATTGTGGGCGGTCGGGGCACAGAGCATCAGAATGCCCAAATTAG